From a region of the Oncorhynchus nerka isolate Pitt River unplaced genomic scaffold, Oner_Uvic_2.0 unplaced_scaffold_889, whole genome shotgun sequence genome:
- the LOC135570934 gene encoding zinc finger protein 501-like, producing MSSLSFSPPAKEEAVCWTEKEALVKEEEEAVTVKIEVEGEAVIVKEEDAFRVKEEVDVTVNKEEEVEEKEAAVYGVKEEEGEMTVTSKKGEEETGYLGPVSQSYLKASRHGSTDEVSREKLLGNRGLKNTREGCDYRGSSGEPQQQHDADEAEKSLSTSEHLKHQRRPTGKKPHRCSDCGKRFPSSADLKRHLRIHTGEKPNSCDQCGKSFSVTSSLKAHQRTHTGEKPYSCYQCGKCFTSSSHLTIHQKTHTGEKPYSCDQCGKSFVTSSCLTIHQRIHTGEKPYHCSHCGKSFVISGNLTSHQRTHTGEKPYSCNQCGKNFSHSGNLIAHLRIHTGEKPHCCSDCGQRFIFLADLKIHQRIHTGEKPYHCSDCGKSFVSSKHLKSHQRTHTGEKPYSCDQCGKRYGTSSSLKTHQRGHTGEKPYSCDQCGKSFVTSSSLTMHQRTHTGEKPHSCDQCDKRYSDKRSLIKHQKIHS from the exons atgagttcactaagcttctctcctcctgctaaagaagaggcggtctgctggacggagaaagaagctctggTAAAAGAGGAAGAAGAAGCTGTTACAGTAAAAATAGAAGTAGAGGGTGAAGCTGTTATAGTGAAAGAAGAAgacgcgttcagagtgaaagaggaggtgGATGTTACAGTTAATAAAGAAGAGGAGGTGGAAGAGAAAGAGGCTGCAGtttatggagtgaaagaggaggagggggagatgactgTTACATCgaaaaagggggaggaggaaACTGGATATCTGGGCCCCGTTTCCCAAAGTTATCTTAAGGCGTCTAGGCATGGTTCTACAGATGAAGTTAGCCGTGAAaagcttttgggaaaccggggcCTGAAAAAtacta GAGAAGGATGTGACTATCggggatcctctggggagcctcaacaacagcatgatgctgacgaggcagagaagagtctctccacatCAGAACACCTCAAACACCAGCGGAGACCCACAGGAAAGAAACCTCaccgctgctctgactgtgggaagagattccCCTCTTCAGCTGACCTTAAAAGACATCTgagaatccacacaggagagaaacctaatagttgtgatcaatgtgggaagagttttagtgTTACAAGCAGCCTGAAagcacaccagagaacacacacaggagagaaaccttacagcTGTTATCAGTGTGGGAAATGTTTTACCTCATCTAGCCACCTGACCATacaccagaaaacacacacaggagagaagccttatagctgtgatcaatgtgggaagagttttgttacATCTAGCTGTCTGACcatacaccagagaatacacactggtgagaaaccttaccactgctctcactgtggaaagagttttgttATCTCAGGAAATTTaacatcacaccagagaacacacacaggagagaagccttatagctgtaatcaatgtgggaagaaTTTTTCTCACTCAGGCAACCTGATAGCACACCtgagaatacacactggagagaaacctcattgctgctctgactgtgggcaGAGATTCATCTTTTTAGCAGATCTTAAAATACAtcagagaatccacacaggagaaaaaccttaccactgctcggactgtggaaagagttttgtttcatcaaaacatttaaaatcacaccagagaacacacacaggagagaagccttatagctgtgatcaatgtgggaagagatatGGAACATCTAGCAGCCTGAAAACACACCAGAGgggacacacaggagagaaaccttatagctgtgatcaatgtgggaagagttttgttacATCTAGCAGTCTGACTATGCACCAgcggacacacacaggagagaaacctcatagctgtgatcaatgtgacaagagatactctgataaaagatctctgattaaacatcagaaaatacatagTTGA